Part of the Diabrotica virgifera virgifera chromosome 6, PGI_DIABVI_V3a genome, tccgtcataaaaaaatcatatcatgtgatctgtctttaaaaagacaaccacatgcaacgatgacggtaaaattctcgcgtaagagattccatagtaaatcacgagggaaaaccaggaaaaaacctcgtgatactatcccgacatcgtaagtattaggtcttacatttaatttactttcaaaaaactaataccaaattctgactttaatatgtttaaattataaataatattaataatacatagatatacaataagtaatactaaaatataaaatttgtactaactcgatatgttaatgacttactaatcgcggtaatcctactgcattctactgaGGAATTTGTAAAATTCcacggtagaatgcagtaggatgtggttacccataccgaaagaggaagtcaatagaaagaaaataccaatattagtaagtcaataacatatcgagttagtacaaatgttatattttagtattacgtATTGTATATCTacatatgtattattaatattatttataatttaaacatattaaagtcaggatttggtattagttttttgaaggtaaattaaatgtaagactaaataaatacttacgatgtcgggatagtatcacgaggttttttcctggttttccctagcgatttactatggaatctctaacgcgagaattttaccgtCATGGTTGtgtttttaaagacagatcacatgctatgatttttttatgacggatattcttgagttgggattgatttcatgtaatcgaatgaactatcttttagtaaagtcgtcctaggaacgcaactcataaatattggcgatatcattttaaagtcttctactttaaaatgtataatatacgtctgaattgccaatataaatgagtcagattaaataaattattagaagaatttttatttacttagcaacaacatttttgtttattttagtagtattttgattttagttaaatctgacagttgtcagaatcgtaatcgtaatttggtaggtataaaaacaaatcaattgtgtttatttcatttataaaaatgtatgttctttgatttgtatagttttataaattgtacagattatagataatacataaataatttttttgttcgattatagcgccatctatcatcaactagaataaatattataaatgattttaatcacggacgtacctttttttctgtcacttccaacttaatgcgttagaaagaaatcgaaaaactgtgacgcactgaaagattcCTCTGATAAGGAGTATACCATGTTTTTTCTTGATTAATGGTATTTTTTATAGGAACTTGCCAGGTACTGGTTTGTGATCTGACCATATATTTGACAATTTTAAAGCACAAAGCGAACTCACAAAGTTAGGGCATTGTGCTAAAGTTACGGCTTTGAGATATTTTATGAGAAGTAAATAAAGTAGGTAAATAAAGTAAACAATTGAAGTAAAAATAATTTcgtttattttgaaataaaccaTAAACTCAATCTTATTTATTATGTCACAAAAACCAACTTTATTTCTTTTTATACAATTTCTTAACTTTTTGCAAGACGTTACATCACTTCAAGTATGTAATTATTAAACTATCATTCATCATCTATTACCAACTTGTAATATtattgtagaaaaatattttaatgttttaaaacaACTTGAGTTAAAGTATATGAATATAGTAATTgcaccacaaaccatacatactctagACCAGTTTTTCCCAAcctttttgtgtcatgtaccacctTAAACATTCCAAAAATTCTTACGCCCCCGTCtatgtacatattatataattttgaatattaaaaaattaaattattcacTTAGAAACTTAAATGACAGGTTTTAAAAAGAAATCATTAGGAAATTGTTAAAGAAAcactaaataaaattatattttcaaaacATACCTACATAACATAATGAAATACTCAAATTCAGGTTCGAAAtaattttcatatattatatttttctatattaatttattattttaatttagcGAGATCCTTGCTCTTGATTATTGCGGCATCTTCCTTCTTCTTTGTGTGCcctgcttgttttcaagcgttggctatcgtcgtattaGCAAGTTGATGAAATATTTCTCGGTCGacagctatatgaaacaattcctcgaccgttcgaTCTGTCCGTTGcgttgtctaatattacgcagccaggACAATTGTTTTATTCCAACCCAGCGTTTTCTTTCGATTTTGCCCTGTGCTTCCTAAAAAACAGTGTTTTCACATGACACttggcagtagtgtttagcattttggaaacaaattggaatatttgaagttttcagtaaaactatgatttttgtttatattggtATTTTAGCCACGATTACAACACTACCTACTAGCATAACTTTAGAGAGAATTTAAGATTTtgtaaaacattgaattgtctttctgttgttttaatttcctgcgaaatatcatcaaaaatcccgcaaaaatttatagtttgaaaTTCCCAGGTAAAACtataatttgtcaatttagttgtCTTCCCAATCAacagatggcgttaattcgatccgaaagattaacatggtcgtggaACGTctagagtatgtatggtttgtgaatTGCACTAATAATAATTTCTATGTAGTAGCAAAAAGATACAACAATGCTCTAACAAACTGAACAATTTCTGACCCTCCTAACTTCGATTCCCCATAGACTCTATCTACGAAAGTAATTGGCACTTCACCCACTGAGTAGTTTAACTCCCTGGCTCTAACTATCATTTCCATCTGAAAGACATAACCTTTAGACACACAACTGTTGATAAGTTTTTCAAGAACATCTTTTTTGTAGAGACGGAATGATCCTGTTAGATCAGACGCACCGGGTCTTAATAAAAGCTGAGTTAGGAAGTTTGCTCCACGAGACACTAGTTTTCTTTTAAAATCCCATCCGGATACTCCTCCATCTCCTATGTAGCGAGTACCAGAAACTACGTCATAATCTTGTGACTGTTGTTTTTCGATAAACTGGGATATAAATTTTGGCTGAAATTAAACAACATCAAATATATTATTATTCATTCCTATTTACCATTTCACGAAGAGGATGTTAAAAAGAGATaaggagaaagtactttgacactttattaaaagaagaatttgacagacagcttgtggagttaacggagacaccaaaataacaaacgaggaagtggctcaagcgcttcaaaaaataaaagaaggaaAAGCAGATGAACCAGATGATATTGCTGAGGAAGTATGGAGAACATTGGGAGAGACAGAaacaagttggctagcaggtatatttaatagaattatggaagttggacaaatgccagacgaatggagaagcagtatgtatattagtacctgtttacaaaaacaaggtagatattagtccagaaagccactgcgcatccgctaggaaaaatattccgattcggatttttttgcacaaccccttttaacaaatttgcatgtagccaggaccaaaagtgggtcaaaaattttttaaacgttttttttttgtttttttcctaaatttattttattttgcatggaacgaagtttttttaggttttttggatcattccaaacagaaaaggtttgtagtgacatttctctaaagttgatagtttttgacatataagcgattaaaaattgaaaaattgcgaaattggctatttttaaccctcaaaaactatgtgaaaaactgaaaatttgaatgttgccaaggtaggtagatattctttaaacatcgattgatgaaatcccgaagagttttttgcaatacaatattcaaaactcctttgttttttaattgccaatcaagcgtgcgcgacactattttccaccgttgcatgtgtatgcagtatggtgcaaatgaaaggaataaattcgttatttcgtaaaccggcgactttaaggaaaaatcccgaaacaggtcgatttttatttttaagttatgatattgtggcatatatggtatactattgacgtcatccatctgggcgtgatgacgtgatcgatgatttttttaaatgagaataggggtcgtgtgctagctcatttgaaaggttcttcaattctctattcaataatataaacatttatataattatttatacagggtgtccttctacttctttttttgttaaataatttaatttaataaaaattttttggacaccctgtataaataattatgtacatgtttacattactgaatagaaaattgaagagcctttcaaatgagctaccacacgacccctattctcattaaaaaaatcatcgattacgtcatcacgcccagacggatgacgtcactagtataccatatatgccacaatatcataacttaaaaataaaaatcgacctgtttcgtgttttttccttaaagtcgccggtttacgaaataacgaatttattcctttcatttgcaccatactgtatacacatgcaacggtggaaaatagtgtcgcgcactaGTAGAGTtacacaagtttgacttgaatgtttgaacttgacttgaatttgacttaatttcaagtcaaactcaagtcaatccttctggaattaattcaagtcaagtcaaactggtcaatggttacaggtttgaaaattcaaactgtttgtcaaactagtttgaaagagtttgaaaattaatttatttagtagatattacACTTTTCTTCGAGATAAAATGTTTAGTAATTTTTCAGGAACGCAACtcaaaaatattggcaatatcattttaaagtcttctactttaaaatgtataatatatgtgtctgaattgccgatataaatgagtcacattaaataaattattagaagaatttttgactaagcaacaacatttttgtttattttagtaatattttgtattttgacaacgacacccgatttgggcgtcgaaagtgtttgaaatgtggtgcctacGTCGAATGCATAGAATATCATGGATGGACAGAGTCAGAAAGAGAAGGAAGTACTCAGAAGAGCGGGTTTACAGGATAGGGAAGTTTTTAATTATTGTGTTAAAAGTAAGAAGAGTacatacttggggcacatattacgaggagaacgatacacttttcagTAACTGATACTCGAcggaaagatagagggtaagagaggaCTGGGACGTTAAACGATGTCATGGCTACGTAATCGCCAATGGACAGGAACCCACAGCTATGAAATGCTTCGCAATGCTGTTAAAAACAGAATTATGTAATCCTGACTATCTAACGtttcacctgacaagacaatgtacggtggacgcctatGCAGAAATGCACAGCATCTTAAGAAGAAGATTTATTTATCACAAACTATTAGTTGATGACagatttaaattaaatatttacttatcgtcaaaattttcaacaaaataaaaaatacctggataaattatttttgttttaaattaaataattatagaataGAGACAGGACAAAATGAAATTGAAGTCGTATCAAAATTTATACATATATTTAAGAAAATGACATATTCGATTATTAACTCATTTTTTCACTGACAATAAACACgacaataaacttaaacacaatgtgtgactggTCCATCTTAAATACACGTGCGGGCAATATGCATTCCCGCATTTGTCGAAACTTGGGTAAAAATGGGTACCTGCCAGTACTAAAAAGGATCTTTGATATT contains:
- the LOC114330460 gene encoding dolichol-phosphate mannosyltransferase subunit 1 produces the protein MINKLKAIILIVIYTSFVKLIIAQYNMSKEKQAVNSKNKYSILLPTYNEVENLPIILYLIVKYMNRSNCDYEIIVIDDGSPDGTLEAAKQLQKIYGEDKIFLRPREKKLGLGTAYIHGINHATGNFIIIMDADLSHHPKFISQFIEKQQSQDYDVVSGTRYIGDGGVSGWDFKRKLVSRGANFLTQLLLRPGASDLTGSFRLYKKDVLEKLINSCVSKGYVFQMEMIVRARELNYSVGEVPITFVDRVYGESKLGGSEIVQFVRALLYLFATT